The Candidatus Paceibacterota bacterium genome contains the following window.
CTCTTCGTTCCGGTACTGGTCGTTGAGACCTTCGATGTGGTTGAGGAAGGTGTCGATCATCTCCGATTCGGGGATGATGTCGTCATCTTTGAGGTTCTTGTAGAGCTTCTTGAGGGCATCTTCGACTTTCTTCGAAGTATCCTCGTCTACATGCCATCGGTGCTTGAAATGGTCGTCCTCTTTCTGCCACTTGAACGCGCGGCCGAGCACGAGGAGGAAATATATATGGTTCTGGATAGAGGCGTCCTTGGAAACAGAATCGAGAAGGTCCTCTTCGGCCATGACGCCGCCCAATTCCCGCATCATGCCTTCGAGCTCCTTGAAAGCCGCGGCCTGGGCTTCGTATTCCTTCGATTTCTGGATGTTCGAGATAGCGTAGTTCTCGATCTGCCGGACACGCTCGCGGGTGATGCCGTATGTCTTGCCTATGGCCTCGAGCGTCATCTTCTTGGCGTCCTTGCCGAGGCCGTAGCGCTTCACGATGACCTCCTGGGCGCGGTCAGGGAGGCTCTTGAGGAGCGCTTTGACGACCTGCTTTGGCTTGAGGGTGAGGCTCGTGGTCATAATCGTTACTTTGTTTGTATCATTGGTTTGATAGTAAGTCAAGATTAAGGCGCTGTCAATGGGCCTGTCAAGAGCCCCTCGCCGATCCTACTTAACGACGATCGACACAAGCTTGTCCTGAACGACGATCACCTTCTCCGGCTTCTTGTCCCCTACCCATTTC
Protein-coding sequences here:
- a CDS encoding sigma factor-like helix-turn-helix DNA-binding protein gives rise to the protein MTTSLTLKPKQVVKALLKSLPDRAQEVIVKRYGLGKDAKKMTLEAIGKTYGITRERVRQIENYAISNIQKSKEYEAQAAAFKELEGMMRELGGVMAEEDLLDSVSKDASIQNHIYFLLVLGRAFKWQKEDDHFKHRWHVDEDTSKKVEDALKKLYKNLKDDDIIPESEMIDTFLNHIEGLNDQYRNEEILKRWLSLSKKVGKNPLGEWGVSHSPNIKAKGMRDYAFLVIRKHGSPIHFREVAKQIEKMFDKKAHVATTHNELIKDPRFVLVGRGLYALSEWGYMSGVVKDVIKKIIDKNGPLTKKEIVEKVMKERYVKENTILVNLQNPKYFKKDKEGRYSAVA